In Rhizophagus irregularis chromosome 1, complete sequence, one genomic interval encodes:
- a CDS encoding mitochondrial 37S ribosomal protein uS5m, with protein sequence MNLVAKFPIPLRKSFINVANNAFVFNEYSPKKHLILHHLRAFSTTSTSTDTNKDKNDKFSRPLRPRVGGLDIFRLSDISKLDPILDVSGTIIDPSFPVTRPSVVITAPETESDDTDALSAVTGLSPSEIRDLQKKTLIIKRVINQTEKGRIPSMYVLVVVGNGKGVAGFGEGKHDEVPTAIKKATNKAIKSLRYFERYDDRTLYHDIEHKFHGTTIKLWVRPPGFGIRCNHYIHEIAKCIGIQDLSAKVFGSCNGMNVIKCTFEALNSQKLPSEIAKSRGKNLVDVYHTYYGTK encoded by the exons ATGAACTTAGTTGCAAAATTTCCAATTCCTTTACGTAAATCATTTATCAATGTCGCAAATAATGCTTTTGTATTTAATGAATACAGTCCCAAGAAACATCTAATACTTCATCACCTACGCGCTTTTTCAACAACTTCAACTTCTACAGACACTAACaaagataaaaatgataaatttagtAGACCGCTTCGTCCTCGTGTAGGAGGACTTGACATATTCAGACTTTCTGATATATCAAAACTTGATCCAATTTTAGATGTGTCGGGAACAATAATTGATCCTTCATTTCCAGTAACCCGTCCTTCCGTAGTAATAACTGCTCCGGAAACCGAAAGCGATGACACTGACGCATTATCAGCAGTCACTGGGCTTTCCCCTTCTGAAATTCGTGATTTACAGAAAAAAACTCTTATTATAAAGCGTGTTATAAATCAAACAGAGAAGGGCAGGATTCCTAGCATGTATGTTTTAGTAGTTGTGGGCAATGGTAAAGGTGTTGCCGGTTTTGGAGAGGGTAAACATGATGAGGTTCCAACTGCTATCAAAAAAGCTACTAACAAGGCTATAAAAAGCTTAAGATATTTTGAAAGGTATGATGATAGAACTTTATATCATGATATAGAGCATAAATTTCATGGaacaacaataaaattatgggTCAGACCTCCTG ggttTGGTATAAGATGTAACCATTATATACATGAAATTGCTAAATGTATCGGTATCCAAGATCTTTCCGCAAAAGTTTTTGGTTCGTGCAATGGAATGAATGTTATAAAATGTACTTTCGAAGCTTTGAATAGTCAAAAATTACCGTCAGAAATTGCGAAATCTAGAGGAAAGAATTTGGTGGATGTATATCATACTTATTATGGAACAAAATAA